The following is a genomic window from Pseudomonadota bacterium.
CGCCGATGTGCTGGTGAAGGCCATGGGCTTCGGCAACTCCGGTGACGACCTCGTTCCCCCCATCTCGCACGGTGCCTGGGCGTTGCTTGGGCTTGACCTCAAGACCCTGGCCACCCAGACCGCAACCATGGGCCCGCAGCTCGAGGGGTTGAGGGAAATTGCTTCCGCCGTCTGAGCCGGACATTCCCTTCTCTCTCGACGACCTCGCCGGGGATCTCGCCTCCCTTGCCGACCTCGAAATCACCATCGACGTCCCTCTCGCCCCCCAAGACCACCAGGTTGTGGCTCTGGAAGACGACGACGATGGGGTGGGCCTTTCGGGGCGCGCCCAGAGCGAAGGCGCGCTGCCGAACCGTCCCATCCTCCTGTTGCACCAGTCCCACGACGAGGCGGACGCCATCGCAGGCATCCTGCGCAGCAGCGGATTCGAGGTCCAGGTGGCCATCGGCGATGTCTCTCTCGAAGAGCTGCTGATGAACCCCCCGCTGCTCATGCTCGTCTCGCACGCGTTGCAGGGGGCGAACATCGACGCGGTCACGGGAGGGCTCAAAGCAGGCCTGAGCCGTGTTCCCGTGGTGTATCTCGTTCCCCGCAAGCTCGAGCACGATCTGCGCTGGGACAATGCCCGCATCGACGACTACGTGCGTCTCCCCCTCGACCCCAACGACCTCGTGCGACGTTTGCGTCTATGCCTCTCGCGACTCGAGCGAACCCTCGACGCCAACCCGCTCACCGGCCTGCCCGGAAACACCTCGATCCTGAACGAGACGCAGCGACGTATCGCAAGCGGTCGCCCCTTTGCATTCGCCTACCTCGATGTCGACAACTTCAAGGCCTTCAACGATCTCTACGGATACCAGCGGGGCGACGACGCGCTCAAGATGACCTGCCGCATCCTCTGCGGCGCGGTGGAAGACTACGCAGCCCGCGGAGGATTCGTGGGTCACGTGGGCGGCGACGACTTCGTCTTCATCGGCACCCCGGAGCAGATCGACCGCGTAGCCGAGGCGGTCATCCGACGCTTCGACATGGTGGTGAGCAACTTCTACGACGAAGAGGACGCC
Proteins encoded in this region:
- a CDS encoding GGDEF domain-containing protein produces the protein MLPPSEPDIPFSLDDLAGDLASLADLEITIDVPLAPQDHQVVALEDDDDGVGLSGRAQSEGALPNRPILLLHQSHDEADAIAGILRSSGFEVQVAIGDVSLEELLMNPPLLMLVSHALQGANIDAVTGGLKAGLSRVPVVYLVPRKLEHDLRWDNARIDDYVRLPLDPNDLVRRLRLCLSRLERTLDANPLTGLPGNTSILNETQRRIASGRPFAFAYLDVDNFKAFNDLYGYQRGDDALKMTCRILCGAVEDYAARGGFVGHVGGDDFVFIGTPEQIDRVAEAVIRRFDMVVSNFYDEEDAERGAIISVDRRGNTQVFPFMTVSIAIVSNEHRSISHSGQISKSASELKKKLKTMEGSNAYKDRRRD